A part of Rattus norvegicus strain BN/NHsdMcwi chromosome 4, GRCr8, whole genome shotgun sequence genomic DNA contains:
- the Pdia4 gene encoding protein disulfide-isomerase A4 precursor gives MKLRKAWLLVLLLALTQLLAAASAEDAHEDASDSENPIEDDDDEEEDEEDEDDLEVKEENGVWVLNDENFDNFVADKDTVLLEFYAPWCGHCKQFAPEYEKIASTLKDNDPPIAVAKIDATSASMLASKFDVSGYPTIKILKKGQAVDYDGSRTQEEIVAKVREVSQPDWTPPPEVTLTLTKENFDDVVNNADIILVEFYAPWCGHCKKLAPEYEKAAKELSKRSPPIPLAKVDATEQTDLAKRFDVSGYPTLKIFRKGRPFDYNGPREKYGIVDYMVEQSGPPSKEILTLKQVQEFLKDGDDVVILGVFQGVGDPGYLQYQDAANTLREDYKFHHTFSTEIAKFLKVSLGKLVLMQPEKFQSKYEPRMHVMDVQGSTEASAIKDYVVKHALPLVGHRKTSNDAKRYSKRPLVVVYYSVDFSFDYRTATQFWRNKVLEVAKDFPEYTFAIADEEDYATEVKDLGLSESGEDVNAAILDESGKKFAMEPEEFDSDALREFVMAFKKGKLKPVIKSQPVPKNNKGPVRVVVGKTFDAIVMDPKKDVLIEFYAPWCGHCKQLEPVYTSLGKKYKGQKDLVIAKMDATANDITNDRYKVEGFPTIYFAPSGDKKNPIKFEGGNRDLEHLSKFIDEHATKRSRTKEEL, from the exons ATGCTTCAGATTCAGAAAATCCCATTGAGGATGACGACGacgaggaggaagatgaagaagatgaagatgactTGGAAGTTAAGGAAGAAAATGGTGTTTGGGTCCTAAACGATGAAAACTTCGATAACTTTGTGGCTGACAAAGATACAGTGCTCCTGGAGTTCTATGCACCGTG GTGTGGACACTGCAAGCAATTTGCTCCAGAATATGAGAAAATTGCCAGTACTTTGAAGGATAATGATCCTCCCATTGCTGTTGCAAAGATTGACGCGACCTCAGCATCCATGTTGGCCAGCAAATTCGATGTGAGTGGCTACCCCACCATCAAGATCCTGAAGAAGGGACAGGCTGTTGACTATGACGGCTCCAGGACCCAGGAAG aaattgtTGCCAAAGTCAGAGAAGTTTCCCAGCCTGATTGGACACCTCCACCTGAAGTCACTCTTACATTGACTAAAGAGAACTTTGACGATGTTGTAAATAATGCAGACATCATTTTGGTGGAGTTCTATGCCCCATG GTGCGGACACTGCAAGAAACTTGCCCCTGAGTATGAGAAGGCTGCCAAGGAGCTCAGCAAGCGCTCTCCCCCAATTCCCTTAGCCAAAGTTGATGCCACCGAACAGACAGACCTGGCTAAGAGGTTTGATGTCTCTGGCTACCCCACTTTGAAAATATTCCGCAAAGGAAGGCCTTTTGACTACAATGGTCCACGAGAGAAATATG GAATTGTTGACTACATGGTTGAGCAGTCTGGACCTCCTTCCAAGGAGATTCTGACCCTGAAGCAGGTCCAGGAGTTTCTGAAGGATGGAGATGATGTAGTCATCCTTGGAGTCTTTCAGGGAGTCGGTGACCCAGGCTACTTGCAGTATCAGGATGCTG CTAACACCCTGAGAGAAGATTACAAATTTCACCACACTTTCAGCACTGAAATAGCTAAGTTCCTGAAAGTCTCCCTGGGGAAACTGGTGCTGATGCAGCCTGAGAAGTTCCAGTCCAAGTATGAGCCCAGGATGCATGTGATGGATGTTCAG GGCTCCACAGAGGCATCAGCCATTAAGGACTATGTGGTGAAACATGCCTTGCCCCTAGTGGGCCACAGGAAGACTTCTAACGATGCTAAGCGGTACAGCAAGCGCCCCCTGGTGGTTGTATACTACAGTGTGGACTTCAGCTTTGATTACAGAACTG CTACTCAGTTTTGGCGTAACAAAGTCCTAGAGGTGGCCAAGGACTTCCCTGAGTACACATTCGCCATTGCTGATGAAGAAGACTATGCCACAGAGGTGAAGGACCTGGGACTGAGTGAGAGTGGAGAGGACGTCAATGCAGCCATCCTAGATGAGAGTGGGAAGAAGTTTGCCATGGAGCCAGAGGAGTTTGATTCAGATGCTCTCCGAGAATTTGTCATGGCTTTCAAAAAAG GAAAACTAAAGCCAGTTATCAAATCACAGCCAGTTCCCAAGAACAACAAGGGACCAGTCAGGGTGGTAGTGGGGAAGACCTTTGATGCCATTGTGATGGACCCCAAAAAGGACGTCCTCATTGAATTCTATGCACCGTGGTGTGGGCACTGCAAGCAGCTGGAGCCTGTCTACACCAGCCTAGGCAAGAAGTACAAGGGCCAGAAGGACTTGGTCATCGCCAAGATGGATGCTACTGCCAATGACATCACCAACGACCGATACAAGGTGGAGGGCTTCCCCACCATCTATTTTGCCCCCAGTGGGGACAAAAAGAACCCAATTAAGTTTGAGGGTGGCAACAGAGATCTGGAGCATTTGAGCAAGTTTATCGATGAACATGCCACAAAGAGGAGCAGGACCAAGGAAGAGCTTTAA